Genomic window (Streptomyces cadmiisoli):
ACGCCCCGGGCCGCGGGCCGGCCGCCGCCGATGTACGCCCGCGGTCCGCAGCCTCCTCCTCGGCAGCCCGGGACGGCTCGGAAGCGGCCTCCGGGCTCGGCGCCGTGTCCCAGTCGATCAACGTGCCGCACACTTCGCAGAACGACTCCCCGCCCCCGGGGCCGCGCGTCCCGCACACCGGGCAAAGGCCGTCGGCCGTCGCCTTCTCGCTCATCGGTTGTCAGACCTTTCCTTCAATACCTCAACGGTGAACGGCACATGGACCGGACGGGCCGCGCCGACCAGGGACTCCAGGCGGCGTACGTCGAACGCCGCGGGGTCGGGAACCCGCACCACCACCCGCAGGAAGGGCACCGGCTCGCCGGGAAAAGCACCCCGGGGACGGGGCGACCACGTGGCCCCGCCGCTCTCCGTGATCTCCGGCGTGACGCCGAAGGCCAGCCGGACGGCGGCGGCGAGCCCTTGGGCCGTTCCTCGGCGACGGTGCATCACCATCGCCGCTCCGACCGCCTCGCGGCGGACCGGCTCCGAGGTCAGGCCCTGCAGTTCGGCGCCGACCCACTCACCGATCCAGTCGAGGAAGTCGACGGGTGCGAGTCCGGCCCGGAAATACGCGTCCAGGCAGTCCAGGACGGTGAGCACGGGACCCTGCATCGTGTCCAGCCCGTCGGCGAACACCCCGGCGAACGTGTCCTCCGCGTAGACACCGGGAAGCTGGTCGCGCAGCGGATGAGGAGAGGCCGGATGGAAGGTGCTCATCATGCCCCTATCACACGGATGCGATGGTCGTAGGAGAACAGCAGCGCCGAGTCCGTCAGGTCGATACGGTCCGTCCGCTCACCGCGGCGTCCTGTCAGCGGATCGGCGGGGCACAGTTCGACGTCGTCGACCAGCTCCACCCCGGGGACCCGTTGCAGCGCGGCGAAGACCTCGCCCGACCGGAGGGAGCGGCCGAACGGCCAGCCACGGCCCTCCGCCCCACCCGTCAGCGGATCCAGATAGGCGTACAGGGAGTCGAGCGCCGCCGCCCGCACCTCCTGCGCCGACACGCTCCGGTACGCGTGCAGCGTCGCCGTCACGGACACCCCCTGGTAGTACGGCGGTCCGACCGCCAGCCGCGTTCCCAGGGGCCGCCGCTCGTCCAGATGCCGGGTCACGCGCTCCAGCAGATCGTCGGTGGGTACGAGTTGCTCGAAGCGCAGCCTGCCCCCGGCGTCCGGCACCGCGTTCGGCACCACGAGTACCCGGACCGCACCCACGCCGTCCGTCTCGGGGTCGGCCGCCACGCAGAGAATCCGGGCGGTCTCGGGCGCGGCCTGCCGCGCGAGCTCCTCGTAGTCCCGCGCCGTGACGGCCCGTTCCTGTGCCCGCAGCGCGATCGGCGCCCGGACCTTGGCCTCCGCCACGCTCTCCCCGTCGACACCGCCGCCGGCGGCCTCCCGGTTCTCCACCCTGGCGATGTACGGGATCGAACTGCGCAGCACCTGCAACTGGGCGCGCGAGACATTGCCGTGCCGCCCGCCCCCCGTCCGGTAGCGCACGGCCCGGACCGCCGCGCCCTTCGCGGGCACGGCACCGTACTGCCGCATGCTCCCGTCCGGCTGCCGCACGCACGGCCCGAAAGAGATCTCGCCGGTCGTCGCGTCCACCGTCAGATGCCGGTCCGACGGCCCGGAGGCAGCGAAGTCGGACACGACCTGCCATCCGCGCCACCCGTCCCCCTCGGTCACATCGATCTCGACCAGCGGGTCGTCGGCGATGATCGGCGCCTGGCCGAGCTGCATCCGCTGGCCGGGGGCTCCCGAGGACTCACCGAGCATCTCGTCACGTACCTCGACCGCGTGCACCGCGCGGACCGTGCCGCCGATGGTGTAGGCGGAAGCCGCTCGCACGGTGGGGGTCGCGGAGTAGAAGGGCTGGTCCCGCTCGGGCTCCAGGACCCGGCACCGAAGCCAACCCGCCTCGTGCTGGCCGAGTTGGGACAGCGTGTGCCCCGCGGGCACGTGCAGGACGACCTCACCGGCCCGGTTGAGGCCGCCGGTGGTGTCCTCGTCGACTTCGCACAGCTCCCATCCGGTGGCCGTGCGCGCCTCCCAGGCGAGCGGCGGCTGACGTGGGTCCACACCCACACCGTCGACCTGGCTGTCCAAGGTGAGCACCACCGCACAGCCGGGCACGGCGGCGGACAGTCCGAACAGCAGCACGTCCCCGGGCTGCGGCTTCTTCGAGAAGGCAGGCACGTTGGTGTTGCCGAGCACCGCGCCGGTGCGGTCCTGCGGACTTCCCTTGTGCTCCTGGCGCAGCACTCGTTCCAGCGAGCACGACGGGACCCGCAGGTCGCGTTCCGTGGTGAACACGATCGCCTCCTGCGTCTCGGTGCGCATGGTGGCGACCTCGGTGCCGGCGGGCATCAGCACCGGCTCCGGCTGGGCGGCCGACAGCCAGAAGGTGACATCGGCCCGAGCCGCCGACGGCGGAAAGAGCGTCACCCCCAGCAGATCGAGGAACGCGAGGTGGTTCTTGTCCGGTACGCGGTTCAGCCGGTACATGAGCTGGTCGGTCATGTACGCCACGGCCTCGACGAGCGTGATGCCGGGATCGGAGACGTTGTGGTCGGTCCACTCCGGGGCACGCTGCTGGATGTAGCGCTTGGCGTCGTCGACGAACTGCTGGAAGTGCCGGTCGTCGAGATGCGGACTGGGCAGTGGCATCGGGCTTACACGTCGCCTTCACTGGACGGAATCACATAAAAGGGGAAGACCAGGCTGCGAGGGTTGCTGGTCCCACGGATCGCGTACCTGACATCGATGAACAGGACGGACGCGTCGGCGGCGGACGCCGTCACGGCGACCTCGGTCACCTCGATACGGGGTTCCCAGCGCTCCAGGCTGGTGCGCACCTCGTAACTGATGCGGCCCGCGGTCGCCTCGTTGACCGGTGCGAACACCAGGTCGTGCACGGCGCAGCCGAACTCGGGGCGCATCGGACGTTCACCGGGTGCGGTGGCCAGGATCAGACGTATGGCCTCCTCGATCTCCCGTTCGCGACGCACCAGGGCGATGGCGCCGGTGGCGTCGGTGTGCAGCGGGAACGCCCAGCCGGCCCCCACGAACTGTTCGGCCATCAGAACGGCACCCCGTTGCGCAGTGTCAGACCGGTCAGGGTCACCGTCGCGGCGGTGACGTTGGCGTTCGCCGCCGAGGTCAGCGAGATGGCGCCGGCCGCCTTGATGCTGGCGATGCCCACCGCGTCGAGGGAGACCGCGCCGCCGGCGGCCAGACCGACCTTGCCCGCGGCCTTGAGGTTGAGCGCCGCTCCGGCGGAGATGTTCACGGCCCGTCCGGCCGTCAGGTTGAGGTCTCCACCCGCCTTGATGTCGACCCCCCGGGCACCCTGGATGGTGACACTGCCGTCGCTGCGGACGGTGACGCTCGTCTTGTTCTGGTCCAGGTGCACGGTCAGCGAGCCGTCACCGGTCCGCAGTCGCACGCCTTTTGCCCGGCGTGCGTCGTCGAGCAGTTCGACGGCCTGCCCGCTCCGGGAGGCCAGCTTCCGCCAGTTGACGGAACCGCTCGTCGCGTCGACGGCCGGGCTGCCTTCCTGGATACGGGGAAGCTTGTCGACGCCGTTGTAGAGACCGGCCAGCACATAGGGATGTTCGAGGGAGCCCCGGTCGAACGCGGCCAGCACCTCGTCGTTGACCTCCGGCAGGATCAGACCGCCCCCGCGCACACCACCGAACTGCGCGACACGGCACCAGTCGCTCTCGTACGTGTCCGACAGCCAGGGAAAACGCAGTTTGACCCGGCCCATGCCCAGCGGATCCTTGATGTTGCTCACCACGGCGATCACGACACCCGGCATCGCCGGCGCCTCCTGCTGACCCGCGGCCAGACCGTACAGGGAGCGGAACTGACGGCCGCTCACCTGCACCCACGTCGTGTACTTCTCGCCCGACATGAAGACATGCCGCACTCCCGTGACCGTGTACTTCCCCTCGAACGGCGATCCCGCGCCGTTGAGCGCCACCGGAACCCCCGGGCGGAGTTCGGGGTTGCCGTCGATGGCCACCTCCAGCTCCGCGAAGGACCCGGTGACGTCGTCCGCCAGCGCCTGTGCGGCCTGCCGCACCTGCGCCTGGGTGGTGTACGGGACGGCGGTGCCGGTGAGCGAGGCCGACCCGAACGGACGCCCGAGTTCACCCGGTGTGGTGTCCGCGAGAATGTCCTTGCTGGTCGTCGAGGGGGCGTCGGCGGACAGCGGTCGCTTCGTCTGCACGTCCCATCCGCGCACCGAGACCGAGGACACCTGCCCCGCCGCCGTGACGGCCACCCGGCTGTTCGTGGCGTTGACACCGAACTCCAGGACGTACGGGCTCTGCAGGGCCCCAGTGGTGTCCGACGGCGCTCCCGAGGCGGTGCGCAGGGCCGTGAAGTGGAGCTTTCCCTCCTCGTCGAAGTACAGGTGGACGTTGTTCTCACGAGCCAGTCGGGTCAGGAACTCCCAGTCGGTGACGTTGGGCTGCGTCGCCAGTTCGTAGACCGCCTGCGTCGCGTCGACCGTCCCGATCTTCAGGCCGTTCTGGCCGGCGAGGCGCCGGACGATGTCGGCGGCCGTCATGTTCGGGTACCCGGCGACACGGCGGTTGCGGAGCAGACGGTGGCCGGGGTCGTAGCCGCGGACGATCAGCGACTTGCCCAGGCCGTCGGCATCAGCCTCCAGCGCGGTGACCTCCCCCGTGAGCAAGGGGCGTCCCATGGTTCCGTCCGTGTACGGGACGAGTTCCGCCTTCGCGCCGACGGCGAGGGACGGCAGCTGGCCCAGCAGATCGCGTGCGGGGTCGCTGAAGACGAGCCGGAAGGCCGCCGGTACGTTCACACTGGTGTCGATCCACGCGGAGACGAGCCGCCCGGCCACCTGGTCGGGCAGCGGAGAACCGCCGATCTTCACCTGCAGAACGGTCGTATAGGGCTTCATCCTCGGGCCTTCACATCTGAGCCTGCGCGTACGGTCGTCATGCCGGCGAACCGCCTCGCCGTATGTCGTCGGCCATCGGCAGCAGCAACTCCGTGCCCGGACGCAGCCGCATGGGGTCGTCGATGTCGTTGGCCTCGGCGATGGCGCGCCACCGGGTGGCAGCGCCGTACTCGCGCCAGGCCAGGGAGGGCAGGGAATCACCGGCGACCACGCGATGGACCCGCTGGGTCCGCAGAGTGCCGGAGGTCGGGTTCTGCCCCTTCGTCGGTGTCGGGATCTCCCTCAGGGACAGCCGGCAGGTCGCCCGCAGAGGCTCGCCGGTCGGGCTGAACAGGGAGTACGTGGTGTTGACACTCTCGACGTACGCGGTGAACTGGACCGTACTGAATCCGCCCCACGAGAAGCGGACCCACGGCGGCGACGGCCGGTTGGTCGGCAGCGACTGCGGATCCACCTCGCAGCAGGAGAGCAGCTTCTCCACC
Coding sequences:
- a CDS encoding LysM peptidoglycan-binding domain-containing protein, which translates into the protein MSPAMGGANKSLVRARLAIHHPPSGSSRTMGGRIGEVEFQFNPHQMELSRSASWHAQRAVGFDRGAQQEFSGAEPASLSVEVFLDASATPGSPRVRRQVEKLLSCCEVDPQSLPTNRPSPPWVRFSWGGFSTVQFTAYVESVNTTYSLFSPTGEPLRATCRLSLREIPTPTKGQNPTSGTLRTQRVHRVVAGDSLPSLAWREYGAATRWRAIAEANDIDDPMRLRPGTELLLPMADDIRRGGSPA
- a CDS encoding GPW/gp25 family protein, translated to MAEQFVGAGWAFPLHTDATGAIALVRREREIEEAIRLILATAPGERPMRPEFGCAVHDLVFAPVNEATAGRISYEVRTSLERWEPRIEVTEVAVTASAADASVLFIDVRYAIRGTSNPRSLVFPFYVIPSSEGDV
- a CDS encoding VgrG-related protein, with the protein product MKPYTTVLQVKIGGSPLPDQVAGRLVSAWIDTSVNVPAAFRLVFSDPARDLLGQLPSLAVGAKAELVPYTDGTMGRPLLTGEVTALEADADGLGKSLIVRGYDPGHRLLRNRRVAGYPNMTAADIVRRLAGQNGLKIGTVDATQAVYELATQPNVTDWEFLTRLARENNVHLYFDEEGKLHFTALRTASGAPSDTTGALQSPYVLEFGVNATNSRVAVTAAGQVSSVSVRGWDVQTKRPLSADAPSTTSKDILADTTPGELGRPFGSASLTGTAVPYTTQAQVRQAAQALADDVTGSFAELEVAIDGNPELRPGVPVALNGAGSPFEGKYTVTGVRHVFMSGEKYTTWVQVSGRQFRSLYGLAAGQQEAPAMPGVVIAVVSNIKDPLGMGRVKLRFPWLSDTYESDWCRVAQFGGVRGGGLILPEVNDEVLAAFDRGSLEHPYVLAGLYNGVDKLPRIQEGSPAVDATSGSVNWRKLASRSGQAVELLDDARRAKGVRLRTGDGSLTVHLDQNKTSVTVRSDGSVTIQGARGVDIKAGGDLNLTAGRAVNISAGAALNLKAAGKVGLAAGGAVSLDAVGIASIKAAGAISLTSAANANVTAATVTLTGLTLRNGVPF
- a CDS encoding phage tail protein; this translates as MMSTFHPASPHPLRDQLPGVYAEDTFAGVFADGLDTMQGPVLTVLDCLDAYFRAGLAPVDFLDWIGEWVGAELQGLTSEPVRREAVGAAMVMHRRRGTAQGLAAAVRLAFGVTPEITESGGATWSPRPRGAFPGEPVPFLRVVVRVPDPAAFDVRRLESLVGAARPVHVPFTVEVLKERSDNR
- a CDS encoding putative baseplate assembly protein; protein product: MPLPSPHLDDRHFQQFVDDAKRYIQQRAPEWTDHNVSDPGITLVEAVAYMTDQLMYRLNRVPDKNHLAFLDLLGVTLFPPSAARADVTFWLSAAQPEPVLMPAGTEVATMRTETQEAIVFTTERDLRVPSCSLERVLRQEHKGSPQDRTGAVLGNTNVPAFSKKPQPGDVLLFGLSAAVPGCAVVLTLDSQVDGVGVDPRQPPLAWEARTATGWELCEVDEDTTGGLNRAGEVVLHVPAGHTLSQLGQHEAGWLRCRVLEPERDQPFYSATPTVRAASAYTIGGTVRAVHAVEVRDEMLGESSGAPGQRMQLGQAPIIADDPLVEIDVTEGDGWRGWQVVSDFAASGPSDRHLTVDATTGEISFGPCVRQPDGSMRQYGAVPAKGAAVRAVRYRTGGGRHGNVSRAQLQVLRSSIPYIARVENREAAGGGVDGESVAEAKVRAPIALRAQERAVTARDYEELARQAAPETARILCVAADPETDGVGAVRVLVVPNAVPDAGGRLRFEQLVPTDDLLERVTRHLDERRPLGTRLAVGPPYYQGVSVTATLHAYRSVSAQEVRAAALDSLYAYLDPLTGGAEGRGWPFGRSLRSGEVFAALQRVPGVELVDDVELCPADPLTGRRGERTDRIDLTDSALLFSYDHRIRVIGA